The Lycium ferocissimum isolate CSIRO_LF1 chromosome 10, AGI_CSIRO_Lferr_CH_V1, whole genome shotgun sequence genome window below encodes:
- the LOC132033143 gene encoding filament-like plant protein 4: MDRRSWPWKKKSSDKTASEKPAASLIVESASASAPSNTTESQVDQSKQEIKKPKYVQISVESYSHLTGLEDQVKSFEEQVNGLEDEIKDLNEKLSAAQLEMTNKENLVKQHAKVAEEAVSGWEKAESEAATLKNHLESVTLLKLTAEDRAAHLDGALKECMRQIRNLKEEHEQKLHDVIQSKTKQFDKMKHEFEAKLANLDQQLLRSTAENSALSRSLQERSSMVIQLSEEKSQAEGEIEMLKSKIESCEKEINSLKYELHIAAKELEIRNEEKNMSVRSAEVANKQHLEGVKKITKLEAECQRLRGLVRKKLPGPAALAQMKIEVESLGRDYGDSRVKKSQARPSSPQFSSLPDFSFDSVQKFHKENEQLTERLLAMEEETKMLKEALAHRNSELQTSRSICAKTASKLQNLEAQLQANVEQKSPQKSFSHEANHLPRLASMSEDGNDDNVSCASSWTTALMKEKNFDSPHKSESASHLDLMDDFLEMEKLAYQSSDTNGAVSSPDIPNSGKPETTKVDSSAYSQLKQHNETSISGNQASPEEEISSQNHQPLSSPSIFMKLQSRISSVLESLSKEVDIQRIQEDLREIVQEMRNAAIPQSTESQPSLDDGEANLEKDIPVSQDSGISKELADAMSKIHDFVLFLGKEAKAIQGTAPDGSGINEKLADFSATYVEVIASRLSMVNFVLDLSRVLSNASELHFNILGYKNSETEISTSDCIDKVALPENKVLHHSGEEVYANGCAHFSDSTSDPDIPHEGNLVPTSESTSTSLKCSLEEFEQLKLEKENMALDLAKNAEHLESTKSQLAETEQLLAEVKSQLVSAQKANSLAETQLKCMAESYNSLETRTVELQSEVNRLQEKIESLDKELQDEKKSHEEALARCTDLEEQLQRMESAAHDLDVKNSQENELAAAAEKLAECQETIFLLGKQLNSLRPPQTEFMGSPYIDRNSKGEGFREESTTTSMNLHDNDLAEMDTASSVKATCESPVDIYNSVSYSPSDTEVNNPLRSPIGSKSPKHRPTKSGSSSSSGPTPEKQSRGFSRFFSSKGKNGY; this comes from the exons ATGGATCGTCGGAGTTGGCCTTGGAAGAAGAAATCATCAGATAAGACAGCAAGTGAGAAACCTGCAGCATCTCTTATAGTGGAATCAGCATCTGCATCTGCTCCTTCAAATACAACTGAATCTCAGGTTGATCAG AGTAAACAggaaatcaagaaaccaaaataTGTGCAAATTTCTGTTGAATCATATTCACATTTGACTGGACTGGAGGATCAAGTTAAGTCTTTCGAGGAACAAGTGAACGGCTTAGAGGATGAAATCAAGGATTTAAATGAAAAGTTGTCTGCTGCACAGTTAGAAATGACTAATAAGGAGAACCTGGTGAAACAACATGCTAAAGTTGCTGAAGAAGCTGTCTCAG GTTGGGAGAAGGCTGAGTCAGAAGCCGCGACACTGAAAAATCACTTGGAATCGGTCACTCTTTTGAAGCTCACTGCTGAAGACCGGGCAGCACATCTGGATGGTGCCCTAAAGGAGTGCATGAGGCAGATACGAAATTTGAAAGAAGAGCACGAACAGAAGCTGCATGATGTGATTCAGAGTAAAACCAAACAGTTTGACAAAATGAAGCACGAGTTCGAAGCAAAGTTAGCTAACTTGGACCAACAGTTACTCAGGTCCACTGCAGAAAATTCTGCACTCTCGAGGTCTTTGCAGGAGCGCTCTAGCATGGTGATACAGCTCAGCGAAGAAAAATCCCAAGCTGAAGGAGAAATAGAGATGTTGAAGAGCAAGATCGAGTCAtgtgaaaaggaaataaattctCTGAAATATGAACTCCATATTGCTGCAAAAGAGCTAGAAATTCGTAATGAGGAGAAAAATATGAGTGTACGGTCTGCAGAAGTAGCAAACAAGCAACACCTGGAGGGAGTAAAGAAAATCACGAAATTGGAAGCTGAGTGTCAGAGATTACGTGGTCTTGTCCGGAAGAAGTTGCCTGGGCCCGCAGCCTTGGCCCAAATGAAGATTGAGGTTGAGAGTTTGGGTCGAGATTATGGGGACAGCCGTGTAAAGAAGTCCCAAGCAAGGCCTTCTAGTCCACAGTTTTCCAGTTTGCCGGATTTTTCATTTGATAGTGTGCAGAAGTTCCATAAAGAGAATGAGCAACTAACGGAACGGCTTTTGGCAATGGAGGAGGAAACAAAGATGTTGAAAGAAGCTTTGGCACACCGGAACAGTGAATTGCAGACCTCGAGGAGTATTTGCGCAAAGACGGCTAGCAAGCTTCAAAATTTGGAAGCACAGCTGCAAGCAAATGTTGAACAGAAAAGCCCACAAAAGTCTTTTAGCCATGAAGCAAATCATCTTCCAAGATTGGCTTCCATGTCTGAAGATGGAAATGACGATAATGTTAGTTGTGCTAGCTCTTGGACGACAGCATTAATGAAGGAAAAGAACTTTGACAGTCCGCATAAATCTGAAAGTGCAAGTCACCTGGATCTCATGGATGACTTTTTGGAGATGGAGAAATTAGCTTATCAGTCCAGTGATACAAATGGAGCAGTTTCAAGTCCAGATATTCCAAATAGTGGAAAACCCGAAACTACAAAAGTTGACAGCTCTGCATATTCTCAGCTGAAACAACACAACGAGACAAGTATATCAGGAAATCAAGCATCTCCCGAAGAGGAAATATCATCACAGAATCATCAACCTCTTTCCAGTCCATCCATATTCATGAAGCTCCAATCAAGAATTTCATCAGTTTTGGAGTCTTTGTCTAAGGAAGTTGACATTCAAAGAATTCAAGAGGATCTCAGAGAGATTGTGCAGGAAATGCGCAACGCCGCCATACCACAATCAACCGAATCTCAGCCTTCTCTTGATGATGGTGAGGCTAACTTAGAAAAGGACATTCCTGTCTCACAGGATAGTGGCATTAGCAAAGAATTAGCAGATGCTATGTCAAAAATTCATGACTTTGTGCTCTTTTTGGGCAAAGAAGCAAAGGCTATCCAAGGAACAGCTCCTGATGGAAGTGGAATCAATGAAAAATTAGCTGATTTTTCTGCCACTTACGTTGAAGTAATAGCGAGCAGGTTGAGTATGGTGAATTTTGTCCTTGATCTCTCTCGTGTACTGAGTAATGCTAGCGAACTACACTTCAATATCCTCGGCTACAAGAATTCTGAAACAGAAATAAGCACTTCTGATTGCATAGACAAGGTTGCTTTACCAGAAAATAAAGTTCTTCATCACTCTGGAGAAGAGGTATATGCAAACGGTTGCGCTCATTTTTCTGATTCCACATCCGATCCAGACATTCCTCATGAAGGAAATCTTGTTCCGACTTCAGAGTCAACATCGACCTCGTTGAAGTGCTCGTTGGAGGAGTTTGAACAATTGAAATTAGAGAAAGAGAATATGGCACTTGATCTTGCTAAAAACGCTGAGCACTTGGAAAGCACTAAATCCCAATTGGCTGAAACCGAGCAGCTTCTAGCAGAGGTTAAGTCACAATTGGTATCTGCTCAAAAGGCCAACAGTTTGGCTGAAACTCAGCTCAAATGCATGGCAGAGTCATATAACTCACTTGAAACTCGGACTGTGGAGTTGCAAAGTGAAGTCAACCGTCTTCAGGAAAAGATAGAAAGTCTTGATAAGGAGCTTCAAGACGAAAAGAAGAGTCACGAGGAAGCTTTAGCTAGATGCACCGATCTCGAAGAGCAACTGCAAAG GATGGAGAGTGCTGCTCATGATCTTGATGTGAAGAACAGCCAG GAGAACGAGTTAGCAGCTGCAGCAGAGAAGCTGGCTGAGTGTCAAGAAACCATATTTCTCCTGGGGAAGCAGTTGAACTCTTTGCGTCCTCCTCAGACAGAATTTATGGGGTCTCCATACATCGACAGAAATTCAAAAGGCGAAGGCTTTAGGGAAGAATCGACAACCACTAGCATGAACTTGCATGACAATGATCTAGCTGAGATGGACACTGCTAGTTCCGTAAAAGCAACTTGCGAGTCCCCTGTGGATATATATAATAGCGTATCATATAGTCCTTCAGACACTGAAGTAAACAATCCATTGAGATCACCAATCGGCTCAAAGTCTCCGAAACACAGGCCTACTAAGTCTGGCTCTTCGTCATCTTCTGGCCCCACGCCTGAAAAACAATCGCGTGGTTTCAGCCGATTCTTTTCTTCTAAGGGAAAGAACGGATATTAA
- the LOC132034766 gene encoding uncharacterized protein LOC132034766, with product FCRLFSFFCSTTGSIIRIRLSKKGVQGETSASKEKHLPKLAQQEAEVTARTIAERANPLSNTTNNQSCRPSLPIVVPSASTSGRINSVTVDRATPSCSKVEENSVEFQYKTLIENWRPPSLQSDHLDVDDDQAWLFQGKPKQRRVEETNVCSNDTTCGSSALWPPAQYLQDVDLYALPFTIPF from the coding sequence TTCTGTCGCTTATTCAGTTTTTTTTGCTCGACAACAGGTAGCATTATCAGGATTAGATTGTCTAAAAAGGGCGTGCAAGGTGAGACATCAGCTTCCAAAGAGAAGCACTTGCCTAAGCTTGCTCAACAAGAAGCAGAAGTTACTGCCAGGACAATTGCCGAAAGAGCCAATCCTTTGTCCAATACTACAAACAACCAAAGTTGTCGTCCTTCTCTACCAATTGTAGTGCCAAGTGCATCTACCTCTGGGCGGATCAACAGTGTGACTGTGGACAGGGCAACTCCATCATGCTCCAAAGTGGAAGAGAACAGCGTAGAATTTCAGTACAAGACTTTGATAGAGAACTGGCGTCCACCAAGTCTGCAAAGTGATCAtcttgatgttgatgatgatcaAGCGTGGCTATTCCAAGGAAAACCTAAGCAAAGGAGAGTGGAGGAAACAAATGTATGCAGCAATGACACAACTTGTGGAAGCTCTGCGTTGTGGCCACCGGCGCAATACCTTCAGGATGTTGATTTGTACGCATTGCCCTTCACAATTCCGTTTTGA